In one window of Gossypium arboreum isolate Shixiya-1 chromosome 4, ASM2569848v2, whole genome shotgun sequence DNA:
- the LOC108489262 gene encoding probable phosphoribosylformylglycinamidine synthase, chloroplastic/mitochondrial yields MAGVREITAAEFLQGTTRQTLFLQRNSSIKPRNLLWGKLCNPSRMGYLSNTKGASSRCTSRSKPKAMASGNVPTSSVDEQPGLIEKPAQEVVHFYRIPLIQESANDELLKSVQTKVSNQIVGLKTEQCFNIGLASKISSEKFSTLKWILGETYEPENLATESFLVKKRQEGLNTVIVEVGPRLSFTTAWSSNAVSICQSCGLTEVTRMERSRRYLLYSKGALQENQINEFAAMVHDRMTECVYWQRLASFETSVALEEVCFVPIIERGRKALEEINHEMGLAFDEQDLQYYTRLFVEDIKRNPTNVELFDIAQSNSEHSRHWFFTGKIVIDGQPMDRTLMQIVKSTLKANPNNSVIGFKDNSSAIKGFLAYRLLPVKPGTACLLNETTREIDVLFTAETHNFPCAVAPYPGAETGAGGRIRDTHATGRGSFVVASTAGYTTGNLNIEGSYAPWEDSSFTYPSNLASPLEILIEASNGASDYGNKFGEPLIQGFTRTFGMRLPSGERREWLKPIMFSGGIGQIDHTHISKGDPEIGMLVVKIGGPAYRIGMGGGAASSMVSGQNDAELDFNAVQRGDAEMAQKLYRVVRACIEMGEDNPIISIHDQGAGGNCNVVKEIIYPKGAEIDIRAIVVGDHTMSVLEIWGAEYQEQDAILVKPESRKLLESICARERLSMAVIGTINGEGRVVLVDSVAVEKSRASGLPPPPPAVDLELEKVLGDMPQKSFEFKRVSYAREPLDVAPAITVMDSLKRVLRLPSVCSKRFLTTKVDRCVTGLVAQQQTVGPLQLPLADVAVIAQSYVDLTGGACAIGEQPIKGLLDPKAMARLAVGEALTNLVWAKVTSLSDVKASGNWMYAAKLEGEGAAMYDAAIALSEAMIELGIAIDGGKDSLSMAAHAGGEVVKAPGNLVISAYVTCPDITKTVTPDLKQGDDGILLHIDLAKGKRRLGGSALAQVFDQIGNDCPDIDDVSYLKRVFEGVQDLLGDGLISAGHDISDGGLLVCALEMAFAGNCGIALDLASLGNSVFQSLFAEELGVILEVSKNNLGSVMEKLSSVDVSAEIIGRVTTSPVIELKVDGIAHLNEKTSLLRDMWEDTSFQLEKLQRLASCVELEKEGLKFRHEPSWPLSFTPSVTDEKFFTTTLKPKVAIVREEGSNGDREMSAAFYAAGFEPWDVAMSDLLNRVISLNEFRGVAFVGGFSYADVIDSAKGWAASIRFNQPLLNQFQEFYKRPDTFSLGVCNGCQLMALLGWVPGPQVGGVFGAGGDPSQPRFVHNESGRFECRFTSVTIKDSPAMMFKGMEGSTLGVWAAHGEGRAYFPDDGVLDSVLHSDLAPLRYCDDDGNPTEAYPFNLNGSPLGVAAICSPDGRHLAMMPHPERCFLMWQFPWYPKDWNVDKKGPSPWLRMFQNAREWCS; encoded by the exons ATGGCTGGGGTAAGAGAGATAACTGCGGCAGAGTTCCTGCAA GGTACAACAAGGCAAACTCTGTTTTTGCAGAGAAATTCTTCGATTAAGCCAAGGAATCTATTATGGGGCAAGCTATGTAATCCAAGCCGGATGGGATACCTGTCTAACACAAAAGGTGCTTCTTCGAGGTGCACTTCTCGGTCAAAGCCTAAAGCAATGGCTTCTGGAAATGTCCCTACTAGTTCGGTTGATGAGCAACCTGGATTGATTGAAAAGCCTGCTCAAGAGGTCGTCCATTTTTACCGCATCCCTTTGATACAAGAAAGTGCAAACGACGAGCTTCTCAAATCGGTACAAACCAAAGTTTCCAATCAGATTGTTGGGTTGAAAACCGAGCAGTGTTTTAATATAGGCCTTGCTTCAAAGATTTCATCTGAGAAGTTCTCAACACTTAAATGGATTCTTGGGGAAACATACGAACCTGAAAATTTGGCAACTGAGAGTTTTCTTGTGAAGAAGAGGCAAGAAGGGTTGAATACAGTGATAGTTGAAGTTGGGCCAAGGTTGTCTTTTACAACAGCATGGTCCTCGAATGCTGTTTCAATTTGTCAATCATGTGGCTTGACTGAGGTGACTCGAATGGAGAGGTCCAGAAGATACTTGTTGTATAGTAAGGGAGCATTGCAGGAAAATCAAATTAATGAGTTTGCTGCGATGGTTCATGATCGGATGACGGAGTGTGTTTATTGGCAGAGGCTCGCTTCATTTGAAACTAGTGTGGCTCTGGAGGAGGTTTGTTTTGTGCCTATCATTGAGAGGGGAAGGAAAGCGTTGGAGGAAATAAATCACGAAATGGGTTTAGCATTTGATGAACAAGATTTGCAGTACTATACCAGGCTGTTTGTGGAGGACATAAAGCGGAATCCGACAAATGTAGAGTTATTTGATATCGCCCAATCTAACAGTGAGCATAGCAGGCATTGGTTTTTCACAGGGAAGATTGTTATTGATGGACAGCCCATGGATAGGACCCTCATGCAAATTGTCAAGAGCACTTTGAAAGCAAACCCAAATAATTCTGTCATTGGTTTTAAGGATAATTCGAGTGCAATAAAAGGGTTTCTTGCATACCGATTACTACCAGTTAAGCCTGGAACTGCCTGCCTACTAAATGAAACAACTCGTGAAATTGATGTCTTGTTTACAGCTGAAACACATAACTTCCCATGTGCAGTGGCACCCTACCCTGGTGCAGAGACAGGTGCAGGTGGCCGCATTAGGGATACACATGCCACTGGAAGAGGATCATTTGTTGTTGCATCCACAGCTGGTTACACAACTGGGAATCTTAATATAGAGGGATCATATGCCCCATGGGAAGACTCATCTTTCACTTATCCATCAAATTTGGCTTCTCCTTTGGAAATTCTCATCGAGGCTAGCAATGGTGCATCTGACTATGGTAACAAATTTGGTGAGCCATTAATCCAGGGTTTTACTAGAACATTTGGAATGAGACTCCCTAGTGGTGAACGTCGTGAATGGTTGAAGCCCATCATGTTTAGTGGAGGCATTGGACAGATTGATCACACTCATATATcgaaaggggacccagaaattgGAATGTTAGTTGTAAAGATTGGTGGCCCTGCATATCGTATTGGAATGGGTGGTGGAGCTGCGTCTAGTATGGTTAGTGGCCAGAACGATGCAGAACTTGATTTTAATGCTGTACAGCGTGGAGATGCAGAAATGGCACAAAAACTATACCGTGTAGTTCGTGCCTGCATTGAGATGGGGGAGGATAACCCGATTATTAGCATTCATGATCAGGGAGCTGGTGGGAATTGCAATGTTGTCAAGGAAATCATATACCCAAAGGGTGCTGAGATTGATATTAGAGCCATTGTTGTTGGAGATCACACTATGTCTGTTTTGGAGATATGGGGTGCAGAGTATCAAGAACAAGACGCAATCTTGGTAAAACCTGAAAGCCGCAAGCTGTTGGAATCAATATGTGCAAGGGAAAGACTTTCAATGGCTGTTATTGGGACTATTAATGGTGAGGGACGTGTTGTTCTAGTTGATAGCGTAGCTGTTGAAAAAAGTCGTGCAAGTGGACTCCCTCCCCCTCCTCCAGCTGTTGATCTTGAGCTTGAGAAAGTGCTTGGTGACATGCCTCAAAAATCCTTTGAATTCAAGCGAGTGTCTTATGCACGAGAACCGCTTGATGTTGCTCCTGCAATCACAGTCATGGACTCATTGAAGAGAGTATTAAGACTTCCATCTGTATGTTCCAAACGGTTTTTGACAACAAAAGTTGATAGATGTGTAACAGGTCTTGTAGCACAGCAGCAAACGGTTGGTCCCTTGCAGTTACCTCTAGCCGATGTTGCAGTCATTGCTCAAAGTTATGTTGACTTAACTGGGGGTGCCTGTGCCATTGGAGAGCAGCCTATCAAGGGGCTGCTTGATCCAAAAGCAATGGCTAGACTTGCTGTTGGAGAAGCTCTCACAAATCTTGTTTGGGCAAAGGTTACTTCTTTGTCTGATGTCAAAGCAAGTGGAAATTGGATGTATGCTGCCAAGCTTGAGGGTGAAGGAGCAGCCATGTATGACGCTGCTATTGCTCTTTCAGAAGCAATGATTGAACTCGGTATCGCTATTGATGGTGGGAAGGACAGTCTGTCAATGGCTGCCCATGCAGGTGGGGAGGTTGTTAAGGCTCCTGGAAATCTTGTAATTAGTGCTTATGTCACTTGTCCTGACATAACAAAAACGGTAACCCCAGATTTGAAGCAAGGTGATGATGGTATTTTGCTTCATATTGATTTGGCAAAGGGAAAGCGGCGTCTGGGTGGATCTGCTTTGGCTCAGGTTTTTGATCAGATTGGGAATGACTGCCCTGATATTGATGATGTTTCCTACCTTAAGAGAGTTTTTGAGGGGGTGCAGGATCTTCTTGGAGATGGTCTGATCTCTGCAGGTCATGATATCAGTGATGGTGGATTACTAGTTTGCGCGTTGGAGATGGCATTTGCTGGAAATTGTGGCATTGCATTGGACTTGGCTTCTCTAGGAAATAGTGTTTTCCAATCACTTTTTGCTGAAGAGCTTGGTGTCATTCTTGAGGTAAGCAAGAATAACTTGGGTAGTGTGATGGAGAAGCTTAGCAGTGTGGATGTTTCTGCTGAGATAATAGGACGAGTAACCACCTCACCTGTGATAGAGCTCAAGGTTGATGGAATTGCTCATTTAAATGAGAAAACTTCTCTGCTGAGAGATATGTGGGAGGATACAAGTTTCCAGCTCGAAAAGTTGCAGAGATTGGCATCTTGTGTGGAACTGGAGAAAGAAGGTTTGAAGTTCCGGCATGAGCCTTCTTGGCCCTTGTCTTTCACTCCTTCAGTTACGGATGAGAAATTTTTTACTACAACTTTAAAACCGAAAGTAGCCATCGTTCGTGAGGAAGGGAGCAATGGAGACAGAGAAATGTCAGCAGCATTTTATGCTGCTGGTTTTGAGCCTTGGGATGTTGCAATGTCGGACCTTCTTAAcagagttatttctttgaatgaATTCCGTGGAGTTGCATTTGTTGGAGGTTTTAGTTATGCCGATGTGATTGATTCTGCAAAAGGTTGGGCTGCGTCCATACGCTTCAATCAGCCTCTTCTCAATCAGTTTCAGGAATTCTACAAGCGCCCTGATACTTTCAGTCTTGGCGTTTGCAATGGATGTCAGTTAATGGCTCTGTTAGGGTGGGTTCCAGGGCCACAAGTGGGGGGTGTTTTTGGTGCTGGTGGGGACCCATCACAGCCCAGGTTTGTGCACAATGAGTCTGGCCGATTTGAATGCCGGTTCACAAGTGTGACTATAAAGGACTCTCCTGCCATGATGTTTAAAGGAATGGAAGGCAGTACATTAGGTGTATGGGCTGCCCATGGTGAGGGAAGAGCATATTTTCCTGATGATGGTGTTCTGGATAGTGTATTACATTCAGATTTGGCTCCATTAAGATATTGCGACGATGATGGGAACCCAACAGAGGCATACCCCTTCAACTTGAATGGTTCTCCATTAGGAGTGGCTGCAATTTGTTCTCCTGATGGTCGACATCTTGCCATGATGCCTCATCCAGAGCGGTGTTTCCTGATGTGGCAGTTCCCTTGGTATCCAAAGGACTGGAATGTGGACAAGAAAGGCCCTAGTCCATGGTTAAGAATGTTCCAAAATGCCAGAGAGTGGTGCTCATGA
- the LOC108489285 gene encoding lipid phosphate phosphatase gamma-like: MRADHPLKAVTLTHVRYQRRDQLGHFLAWVSLVPVFISLGGFVSHFYFRRELQGMFFGLGLLISHFINELIKKSVQQARPETCALLEMCDSHGWPSSHCQYMFFCTVYFTLLTCKGIGGIWKVTTKWAALFLPWSSAVLTMYSRVYFGYHTVALFFAGAALGTFLGLLGRVWLPEKSWLQRTVDY; encoded by the exons ATGAGAGCTGATCATCCATTAAAAGCTGTGACTTTAACCCATGTCAGGTATCAAAGACGTGATCAACTCGGCCATTTCTTAGCCTGGGTTTCGTTAGTCCCTGTTTTCATTTCCCTTGGTGGCTTTGTTTCTCATTTCTACTTCCGTAGAGAGCTTCAAGGAATGTTCTTTGGATTAGGGCTTTTAATATCTCACTTCATTAATGAACTGATCAAGAAATCCGTTCAACAAGCCAGGCCTGAAACCTGTGCGCTATTAGAAATGTGTGATTCTCATGGTTGGCCTTCAAGTCACTGTCAATACATGTTCTTTTGTACGGTTTATTTTACCCTTTTGACTTGTAAGGGGATTGGTGGGATTTGGAAAGTCACAACCAAGTGGGCTGCTTTGTTTTTGCCTTGGTCTTCGGCTGTTTTGACTATGTATTCCAGGGTTTATTTCGGTTACCATACTGTGGCCCTGTTTTTCGCTGGAGCTGCTTTGGGGACTTTTCTTG GGCTGCTAGGAAGGGTATGGCTGCCAGAAAAGTCATGGCTTCAAAGAACAGTTGATTATTAG